GAAGGAAGATGATCCAGTTTTTTCAGTCCCAAAGAACCGTTGGAGAACGAGTCCTCCTTCCAGACCAGTTGCTCGACCGCCCAGAGTTTCCAGCGCAAAGTCAGGACACCATCGGGAGTCAATGACCACCAACCGAAACAATCCGAACGGCGCCGGCGGAAAACCCCGCCAGGAAAGAAGAGCAACTCATCCGTCCAATGGGGATGAACACCGCAATAGGCAGTGAGGGCCCGTGAATGCCGGAGTATCTCCAGCGCATGCAAGGTTTCCGGATCACACCAATGGGAGGATACCGTATCATTATGAGGAGCAGGATAACGATTGACTGCCAAAAACAAACGGGGAGTTGCCAAGGGAACGGCCCCGACCTCAAGAGCAATCTTCCCGAAGATCAAATCCTCCGCTCCGGTCAGGGGAATATGCTTCCTCTCCACAATTTTTTCGACAATCCGCCGGGAAAGCATGTAGCCGGCCCCTCCACTGGGAGCCTGGCGTTCCTCCAACAGCAGATCGCCAATAATTCCGTACCGGTCATCGGGAAGATCCCCCAGGCGGGAAAGATCCAGATACGTATCGTCATCGCATTTGAATAACCAGTCAAAATCGTAATGTTCCAGCGCATAACGGAAAAATGCCAGCACTTTGAGAGGAAGGGCCCCGTACGTATCGGGCACATCGAGTCCGATCGTATCAGCCCGTTCCTGTTCCGGAACAGCTCCTCCCAGGAAAAACAGGCATTCCACCCCAGGCGCAGAATGGGAGAGCCATGTGGAACGCACGGCATTCCTTCGTTCGGCGTAACTTTGCCCCGAACAAATACCGACGAGAATTCTCGTTTTTCCTTTCTTGTCCATGCGAGGAGAAAATATGCTGCAGGCGATTCCACGATAAAACTTCAAACAGGGAGCCGGGACATGGCCTCGAAAACTTCCTCCCAACTGGCTTGGGAAGCCTCCATGCCGCCCAATTCCAAGCCACGCAAACGGGCAGCCTCCGCCATGTCTTCCCGGAGGTGGGGTTCGTACGCCATCTTGGAAGCATAATAAATAAAATCCCGTTCATGGTCGCAGAGCCATCCCGTTCTGCCGTGTTCCACCATTTGCCTCCATCCTCCCCGATTATCCACAATCAGGACACTGCCGCTCGCCATTGATTCAAAGCCGATACGCGGCCAGTTCTCCGTCGTATCCGTCGGCTGGAGGATGATCTTGCAATGCTTGTAAAAATCCTGCTGGGAAACTTCATTCTGGTCGCGCGCCGTACGGATCCAGTCGTAGGGACGACCGATCTTGGCCTCGCTACGGTGGTCAAATCCCAGGAAAAGTCCGCGTTTGAAAACGGGAGCGACAAAATACTCGTAGATGTGCAAGGTATTTCTGGCAAATTTATCGGAGTCCTGCCTTGAGATACGTCCGCAACCGAAATACTCGTCCGTTCTTTCCGTAACAAACGGGAAGGAATCATTGTGGAAATAGGGTTTGAAGGTCAGGAACACAATGGATGGATCATTATTCAAGGCCTTGAGGAGGGGCATGTTCTTTTGACGCACCTCCTCATTCTGATACAGAAACATACCGATCATCCCCTCCCGCATGCGTTCCTTTTCCTTATCGAAAAGCCAAGTCATGCAATTGACGAACACGGTGCGTTTCGTATGTTCCCGTATAGCCGGAAGGTTATCCAGGAATTCCGCATTGCAAAACCCTATAATGGCATCGTCCGGTTGAAGGACAGTCCAGTCATTGGGGGCATGGATATGGACACCGTGACGAACCATGTCGAGGTACAGACTCTCATTCTGCGCCCCGCCATTTGTCGGGATGAGGTTCACATCCATCCCCATCTCCAGCCAAAGGATGATCTGGTGATGAAGTTCCGTACCCGCACCGCCATAACGGCTGGGGAATCCATTGACAAAAATACGTTTCAGAGGCGCAGTCATAACAAAAAAGGCAATAATCCAGTTAAGAACCAATTCTATCCATAACATTCCAAGACATGCTCTGCAACTCAATTCAACGGAGAAGCAGGTTGTTTGCACAAACATCCCTTTGACCTTGTTCATATCAAAAAATTCCGCATCAGGGAAATAAGACGAGTCACATTAGAAAAAACCTGACAGGAAGAAACCATACTTTCCCCTACGTCGCAGCTTGCCGCATACATCCCAGGAGGAACTCAAACACGCATCTCACAAAACCCGGCCTTGACTCGAAGTTCTTCCGAGAGTAGAAAGAAAGAAGTCCCTTCTTTCCGGCAAAAAGCCGGGGCTGGGTATTTGGAATTGAGATTTCGCAAATGAACACCTTCTTCGCCAAGGCTCTTCTTTTGCTACTTCTCGGACGCTGAGTCCGAGAAGATCATCCCCTATGCGCCGGTGTCCTGCCGTTCCGGCGCCCCTTGAATAAAACGGCATTTGATTCATTTGACACCATGTCCCTCTTCGCCCTTCCGGATGGATCCGGGAAGGCCCCACCTCTACCCCTTTACATTCATGATCCCTCAAAATCATATAGATATTTTCGACACCACGCTGCGCGACGGAGAACAATGCCCGGGAGCCAGCATGACCATGGAACAAAAAGTCCGGATCGCCCATCAGTTGGAACACCTGGGCGTTAATATCATCGAAGCCGGCTTTCCCGTCATCTCCCCGGGAGATTTCAACTCCGTAGAAACGATTGCCCGGGAAACCTCCGCCAGCCGGATTGCCGGATTGGCCAGATGCGT
This is a stretch of genomic DNA from Akkermansia sp. N21116. It encodes these proteins:
- a CDS encoding glycosyltransferase, whose product is MTAPLKRIFVNGFPSRYGGAGTELHHQIILWLEMGMDVNLIPTNGGAQNESLYLDMVRHGVHIHAPNDWTVLQPDDAIIGFCNAEFLDNLPAIREHTKRTVFVNCMTWLFDKEKERMREGMIGMFLYQNEEVRQKNMPLLKALNNDPSIVFLTFKPYFHNDSFPFVTERTDEYFGCGRISRQDSDKFARNTLHIYEYFVAPVFKRGLFLGFDHRSEAKIGRPYDWIRTARDQNEVSQQDFYKHCKIILQPTDTTENWPRIGFESMASGSVLIVDNRGGWRQMVEHGRTGWLCDHERDFIYYASKMAYEPHLREDMAEAARLRGLELGGMEASQASWEEVFEAMSRLPV